Proteins from a genomic interval of Candidatus Eremiobacterota bacterium:
- a CDS encoding glutaredoxin, protein MGRDTDMVLYQAEWCPYCARVRKKMTDLLLDYKIVNVPHSHAERDEVKRVSNQTSIPVLVDGDVVLDDDDDIVPYLQKKYGAQAKAG, encoded by the coding sequence ATGGGTCGCGACACGGATATGGTTCTCTATCAGGCAGAATGGTGCCCGTACTGCGCGCGCGTGCGCAAGAAGATGACGGATCTTTTGCTCGACTACAAGATCGTCAACGTTCCGCACTCGCACGCCGAGCGCGACGAAGTGAAGCGGGTTTCCAACCAGACCTCGATCCCGGTCCTGGTCGACGGCGACGTCGTGCTCGACGACGACGACGACATCGTGCCGTACCTGCAGAAGAAATACGGCGCGCAAGCGAAGGCCGGTTAG
- a CDS encoding AI-2E family transporter, whose translation MNPAARPPEVPRLRRPMSRAERRVTFWLKVLGLVAVAIYLLVGFLEFLGNVKATAILFVVALFFAYLIYPLVRRLNERLPLAWSILFVYVFIALVGALILQLLVPALANDVQGAVKTLPGLVRHYGEVLQDPNNRLVRWLPLDERLYLASLPGQLGAFLQTNALDTASKTLTVLLSTVSVLATLIVVPVLAAYMLLDAESIKENFLGLVPAKYRPKTEAIIADLDHVVGGFIRGQLIDGSILGAMLTVMLSIMHVPYALLIGVVSGALNFIPYAGAVIALVPAVLLAFAANGLTNALIVAVLIGVIHQIDGNFVAPRVLKENVGLSPFWIVISILVFSEMFGLIGTFLAVPTAAMIRVLREHLLPKAVTRSTAAPGTTRAPREQTRPPVATPRTG comes from the coding sequence GTGAATCCCGCCGCCCGACCGCCCGAGGTTCCGCGCCTGCGCCGCCCGATGTCGCGCGCGGAGCGGCGGGTGACGTTCTGGCTCAAGGTGTTGGGGCTGGTCGCGGTCGCGATCTACCTGCTCGTCGGGTTCCTGGAGTTTCTCGGCAACGTCAAGGCGACGGCGATCCTGTTCGTCGTCGCGCTGTTCTTCGCGTACCTGATCTACCCGCTGGTCCGGCGGCTGAACGAACGGCTCCCGCTGGCCTGGTCGATCCTGTTCGTGTACGTGTTCATCGCGCTGGTCGGCGCGTTGATCCTGCAGCTGCTCGTCCCCGCGCTCGCCAACGACGTGCAGGGCGCGGTGAAGACGCTGCCCGGACTGGTCCGCCATTACGGCGAGGTGCTGCAGGATCCGAACAACCGGCTCGTCCGCTGGCTCCCGCTCGACGAGCGGCTTTACCTGGCTTCGCTGCCGGGCCAGCTCGGCGCGTTTCTGCAGACGAACGCGCTCGACACCGCTTCGAAGACGCTCACCGTGCTGCTCTCGACCGTCTCGGTGCTCGCAACGCTGATCGTCGTGCCGGTGCTCGCCGCGTACATGCTGCTCGACGCCGAGAGCATCAAGGAAAACTTCCTCGGGCTCGTGCCTGCCAAATACCGGCCGAAGACCGAGGCGATCATCGCCGACCTCGACCACGTCGTGGGCGGCTTCATCCGCGGCCAGCTCATCGACGGCTCGATCCTCGGCGCGATGCTGACGGTGATGCTCTCGATCATGCACGTTCCGTACGCGCTGCTGATCGGCGTCGTCTCGGGCGCGCTGAACTTCATCCCGTACGCCGGCGCGGTGATCGCGCTCGTCCCGGCGGTTCTCCTCGCGTTCGCGGCGAACGGGTTGACGAACGCCCTCATCGTCGCGGTGCTGATCGGTGTGATCCACCAGATCGACGGCAACTTCGTCGCGCCGCGCGTGCTGAAAGAGAACGTCGGGCTCTCGCCGTTCTGGATCGTCATCTCGATCCTCGTCTTCAGCGAGATGTTCGGGCTGATCGGAACCTTCCTCGCCGTCCCGACCGCCGCGATGATCCGCGTGCTGCGCGAGCACTTGCTCCCCAAAGCGGTGACCCGGTCGACCGCCGCGCCTGGGACGACGAGGGCTCCGCGCGAGCAGACGCGGCCGCCGGTCGCGACGCCGCGGACGGGCTGA
- a CDS encoding DHA2 family efflux MFS transporter permease subunit yields MATEITKDRDVSETGSRLILITLGIMAATLMQTLDATIVNVALPTIQGNLGATQEEGAWVVTGYIISAVIVIPLTPWLQLRFGRRQYYSVAIIGFTITSMLCGLAGSIQQLVLFRILQGAFGGGLIATGQAALRDTFPRRLLGASQAVFALGAIVGPSVGPTVGGWLTDNFSWNWVFFINLAPGIFAAIVVLSMMRNPSDPKPSPVDAIGLGLLAMGLGSLQYILDEGQRNDWFQDGVIRLFGATAVLGLAAFIGWELWGTKRPIVDLRAFKHRAIAAGSVLGFAIGSVLFGATVILPQYVQGILGFTATLSGELIFVRAAFIALLTPFIARLAGTGRIDTRILLVAGFSLIGASQIWLGYITTSQNDFNSLLGPAITAGVGLGLLFVPLSIAVLSAIPPEAVPKAAAFQSLSLQLGGSFSTAALISLLVQRNAFHQSVLAQTATPGNLALQNLIQHTHDATRAVMTLYQQILTQSSVMAYADCQWALGALTFFLLPLVFVLPRRRKDAAAPAHIPAE; encoded by the coding sequence CGCGACGATCGTGAACGTCGCGCTGCCGACGATTCAGGGCAACCTGGGCGCGACCCAAGAAGAAGGCGCCTGGGTCGTGACCGGCTACATCATCTCGGCGGTGATCGTCATCCCGCTCACGCCGTGGCTGCAGCTGCGCTTCGGCCGGCGGCAGTACTACTCGGTCGCGATCATCGGGTTCACGATCACCTCGATGCTGTGCGGGCTCGCCGGCTCGATCCAGCAGCTCGTCCTGTTCCGCATCCTTCAAGGCGCGTTCGGCGGCGGACTCATCGCGACCGGACAAGCAGCGCTCCGTGACACGTTCCCGCGGCGTCTGCTCGGCGCCTCGCAAGCGGTGTTCGCGCTCGGCGCGATCGTTGGGCCGTCGGTCGGCCCGACCGTCGGCGGCTGGCTGACCGACAACTTCTCCTGGAACTGGGTCTTCTTCATCAACCTCGCGCCGGGGATCTTCGCGGCGATCGTCGTGCTCTCGATGATGCGCAACCCCTCGGACCCCAAACCGAGTCCGGTCGACGCGATCGGGCTGGGGCTGCTCGCGATGGGGCTCGGCTCGCTGCAGTACATTCTCGACGAGGGGCAGCGCAACGACTGGTTCCAAGACGGCGTCATCCGGCTTTTCGGCGCCACCGCGGTGCTCGGGCTGGCGGCGTTCATCGGCTGGGAGCTGTGGGGGACGAAGCGCCCCATCGTCGACCTGCGCGCGTTCAAGCACCGCGCAATCGCGGCCGGCAGCGTGCTCGGCTTCGCGATCGGCTCGGTGCTGTTCGGCGCGACCGTCATCTTGCCGCAGTACGTGCAGGGCATTCTCGGCTTCACCGCCACGCTCTCCGGCGAGCTGATCTTCGTGCGCGCGGCGTTCATCGCGCTGCTCACGCCGTTCATCGCGCGGCTCGCGGGAACCGGCCGCATCGACACGCGCATCCTGCTCGTCGCAGGATTCTCGCTGATCGGCGCGAGCCAGATTTGGCTCGGCTACATCACGACCTCGCAGAACGACTTCAACTCGCTGCTCGGCCCGGCGATCACCGCCGGCGTCGGGTTAGGCTTGCTGTTCGTCCCGCTCTCGATCGCGGTGCTCTCGGCGATCCCGCCGGAAGCCGTGCCGAAGGCGGCGGCTTTTCAGTCGCTCTCGCTGCAGCTCGGCGGCTCGTTCTCGACCGCCGCGCTGATCTCGCTGCTGGTGCAGCGCAACGCGTTTCACCAGAGCGTCCTCGCGCAGACCGCGACGCCCGGCAACCTCGCGCTGCAGAACCTGATCCAGCACACGCACGACGCGACCCGCGCCGTCATGACGCTCTACCAACAGATCCTCACCCAGTCGAGCGTGATGGCCTACGCCGACTGCCAATGGGCGCTGGGCGCGCTGACGTTCTTCCTGCTCCCGCTGGTGTTCGTGCTGCCGCGCCGGCGCAAAGACGCCGCTGCGCCCGCGCACATTCCGGCCGAGTAG
- a CDS encoding Ldh family oxidoreductase has translation MADVITSEYRLATEAGLKRFVATVLEKVGVAPQDAATVADVLVAADMRGIESHGVARLESYYVSRIRSGQLASRPTVETVRETATSVLLDAGNGLGHPAGKRAMETVLDKAAQSGAAFGAVRNSNHFGIAGWYAMLALERDMIGIASTNSVRYGAPTFGRDIMLGTNPLAFAIPAHDEPAFVLDFATTTVPKGKLEVYNRKEKQLNPGWAIDANGNETLDPKVALNGALLPLGGYGVDNGGHKGYGLGLLVDILCGVLSGGAFGNGLPRPGDPPLPGKISHFFAAFKIDGFRDPEQFKADMDKELRAFKDSAKAPGHDRIYVAGEIEHEKTLESRRNGVPVHVKVWNGLEKLAGELGIPFDFEKR, from the coding sequence ATGGCCGACGTCATCACGTCCGAGTACCGGCTTGCCACCGAGGCCGGGCTCAAGCGCTTCGTTGCGACCGTCCTCGAAAAGGTCGGCGTCGCGCCGCAAGACGCGGCGACCGTCGCCGACGTCCTGGTCGCGGCCGACATGCGCGGGATCGAATCGCACGGCGTCGCCCGGCTGGAGTCGTACTACGTCAGCCGCATTCGCAGCGGCCAGCTCGCGTCGCGCCCGACGGTCGAGACGGTGCGCGAGACGGCGACCTCGGTGCTGCTCGACGCCGGCAACGGGCTCGGCCATCCGGCCGGCAAGCGCGCGATGGAGACCGTGCTCGACAAGGCGGCGCAAAGCGGCGCCGCGTTCGGCGCGGTCCGCAACTCGAACCACTTCGGGATCGCCGGCTGGTACGCGATGCTGGCGCTCGAGCGCGACATGATCGGGATCGCGTCGACGAACAGCGTGCGCTACGGCGCGCCGACGTTCGGGCGCGACATCATGCTCGGCACGAACCCGCTCGCGTTCGCGATTCCGGCGCACGACGAGCCGGCGTTCGTGCTGGACTTCGCGACGACCACCGTGCCGAAGGGCAAGCTCGAAGTCTACAACCGCAAGGAGAAGCAGCTCAATCCCGGCTGGGCGATCGACGCGAACGGCAACGAGACGCTCGACCCCAAGGTCGCGCTGAACGGCGCGCTGCTTCCGCTCGGCGGGTACGGCGTCGACAACGGCGGTCACAAGGGATACGGTCTGGGCCTGCTGGTCGACATCCTCTGCGGCGTCCTCTCCGGCGGTGCGTTCGGCAACGGTCTTCCGCGCCCGGGCGATCCGCCGCTCCCCGGCAAGATCTCGCACTTCTTCGCCGCGTTCAAGATCGACGGCTTCCGCGATCCCGAGCAGTTCAAAGCCGACATGGACAAAGAGCTGCGCGCGTTCAAGGACTCGGCGAAAGCGCCGGGGCACGACCGCATCTACGTCGCGGGCGAGATCGAGCACGAGAAGACGCTCGAGTCGCGCCGCAACGGCGTCCCCGTTCACGTGAAGGTGTGGAACGGCCTCGAGAAGCTCGCCGGCGAGCTCGGGATCCCGTTCGATTTCGAAAAGCGCTGA
- the glpK gene encoding glycerol kinase GlpK, with product MILALDQGTTSSRAIVFDARGEVVAFDQREFEQKFPQPGWVEHDPDDIWRSQLETARGALRNARVSAADVAAIGITNQRETTILWDRASGKPVADAIVWQDRRTASHCDELRARGVGELVTAQTGLLLDPYFSATKIAWLLDHVGGLRERAERGEIAFGTVDSWLIWKLTGGTRHVTDVTNASRTMLFDIHCLRWSDQLLTAFGIPRALLPEVLPCTADFGTTAAEHFGGAIRIAGVAGDQQAALVGQAGFTPGLAKNTYGTGSFVVLNTGERVVRSEHGLLSTVAFAFEPRRAAYALEGSVFATGAAVQWLRDGLGVIERSSDVERLAREVDDSGDCFFVPAFTGLGAPYWDPYARGTIVGITRGTTRAHLARAALEAMAYQTADVVAAMERDAGVALSELRVDGGAAANDLAMQFQADLLGVPVSRPAVVETTALGAAYLAGLHVGFWPDVQTVARQWREERRFVPAMDDARRTELLARWRQAVERSCGWARD from the coding sequence GTGATCCTCGCGCTGGACCAAGGCACCACGAGCTCGCGCGCGATCGTGTTCGACGCGCGCGGTGAGGTGGTGGCGTTCGATCAGCGCGAGTTCGAGCAGAAGTTTCCGCAGCCGGGTTGGGTCGAGCATGATCCGGACGACATCTGGCGCTCGCAGTTGGAGACGGCGCGCGGCGCGCTGCGCAACGCGCGCGTTTCGGCAGCCGACGTGGCGGCGATCGGGATCACGAACCAGCGTGAGACGACGATCCTGTGGGATCGTGCGAGCGGGAAACCGGTCGCGGATGCGATCGTGTGGCAAGACCGGCGCACCGCCTCGCACTGCGACGAGCTGCGCGCACGCGGCGTCGGCGAGCTCGTCACCGCGCAGACGGGTTTGCTTCTCGATCCGTATTTCTCCGCGACGAAGATCGCGTGGCTGCTCGACCATGTCGGCGGATTGCGCGAACGCGCGGAGCGCGGCGAGATCGCGTTCGGCACGGTCGACTCGTGGCTGATCTGGAAGCTGACCGGCGGAACGCGGCACGTCACCGACGTGACGAACGCGTCGCGCACGATGCTGTTCGACATCCATTGCTTGCGGTGGAGCGACCAGTTGCTCACCGCGTTCGGGATTCCGCGAGCGTTGTTGCCGGAGGTGCTGCCGTGCACGGCGGATTTCGGGACGACGGCGGCCGAGCATTTCGGCGGTGCGATTCGCATCGCCGGCGTGGCGGGCGATCAGCAGGCGGCGCTCGTCGGACAGGCCGGCTTCACGCCGGGGCTCGCGAAGAACACGTACGGCACCGGCTCGTTCGTGGTGCTCAACACCGGCGAGCGCGTCGTTCGCAGCGAGCACGGATTGTTGTCCACCGTCGCTTTCGCGTTCGAGCCGCGGCGCGCGGCCTACGCGCTGGAAGGCTCGGTGTTCGCCACCGGCGCGGCGGTGCAGTGGCTGCGCGACGGGCTCGGCGTCATCGAGCGGTCGTCGGACGTCGAGCGGCTCGCGCGGGAAGTCGACGACAGCGGCGACTGCTTCTTCGTGCCCGCGTTCACCGGGCTGGGAGCACCGTACTGGGATCCGTACGCGCGCGGGACGATCGTCGGGATCACGCGCGGGACGACGCGCGCGCACCTCGCGCGCGCCGCGCTCGAAGCAATGGCGTACCAGACTGCCGACGTCGTGGCGGCAATGGAGCGTGACGCGGGCGTTGCGCTGAGCGAGCTGCGCGTCGACGGCGGCGCCGCGGCGAACGACCTCGCGATGCAGTTTCAAGCCGACCTGCTCGGCGTCCCCGTCTCGCGGCCGGCGGTCGTCGAGACGACGGCGCTCGGTGCCGCGTACCTCGCCGGCCTGCACGTTGGATTTTGGCCCGACGTCCAGACGGTGGCACGACAATGGCGCGAAGAACGCCGCTTCGTGCCGGCGATGGATGACGCGCGGCGCACCGAACTGCTCGCGCGCTGGCGACAGGCGGTGGAGCGCAGCTGCGGCTGGGCGCGCGATTGA
- a CDS encoding FAD-binding protein, whose translation MLTDDLLAGLREAVPGGVLTAAEDLIAYGFDGTFYEHVPPLVVLPETTAQVSAVHRLAAERRIPITPRAMGSGLSGGAVPLSGSIVLGVARMDRILEIDAIDRVAVVQPGVINARLQTEAERRGLFYPPDPSSLKQSAIGGNVAENAGGARCLKYGVTGDYVLALEVVLPDGTVIRTGGRTVKNVTGYDLRRLFTGAEGTLGTITEITLRLLSKPAYARAALASFERIADAAETATAVMASGVLPSAIELIDNLTMRCVEANAPVGLPLDADAVVLFGVDGNYANALDDELATIEHIAREHGARDVRVAHDDAESERLWAARRSIAPALARRRPNKLGEDVCIPPRGIAALIRRVREIAAEYALEIPVFGHVGDGNLHPNILCDKTNAEEMRRVAGAARAIFEATVVLGGTLSGEHGIGLLKKQFMELDLGPDALAVMRKIKDALDPLGIMNPGKVFPEPGGVDAFRL comes from the coding sequence ATGCTGACGGACGACCTGCTCGCCGGGCTGCGCGAGGCGGTCCCGGGCGGGGTCCTGACCGCGGCCGAGGACCTCATCGCGTACGGTTTCGACGGGACGTTCTACGAGCACGTCCCGCCGCTCGTCGTGCTGCCGGAAACGACCGCGCAGGTCAGCGCGGTCCATCGCCTTGCGGCCGAGCGGCGCATCCCGATCACGCCGCGCGCGATGGGCAGCGGGCTGTCGGGCGGCGCCGTCCCGCTGAGCGGCAGCATCGTACTCGGCGTGGCGCGGATGGACCGCATCCTGGAGATCGACGCGATCGACCGGGTCGCGGTGGTGCAGCCCGGTGTGATCAACGCGCGCCTGCAAACTGAAGCCGAGCGCCGCGGGCTCTTCTACCCGCCCGATCCCTCGAGCCTGAAGCAGAGCGCGATCGGCGGGAACGTCGCGGAGAACGCCGGCGGCGCGCGCTGCTTGAAGTACGGCGTGACCGGCGACTACGTGCTCGCGCTCGAGGTGGTGCTGCCCGACGGAACGGTGATTCGCACCGGCGGCCGCACGGTGAAGAACGTCACCGGCTATGATTTGCGGCGGCTGTTCACCGGCGCGGAAGGGACGCTGGGGACGATCACCGAGATCACGCTGCGGCTGCTCTCGAAGCCGGCGTACGCGCGCGCCGCGCTGGCGTCGTTCGAGCGGATCGCCGACGCGGCGGAGACGGCGACGGCGGTGATGGCGAGCGGCGTGCTGCCTTCGGCGATCGAGCTGATCGACAACTTGACGATGCGCTGTGTCGAAGCGAACGCACCGGTGGGATTGCCGCTCGACGCCGACGCGGTGGTGCTGTTCGGGGTCGACGGCAACTACGCAAACGCCCTCGACGACGAGCTCGCGACGATCGAACACATCGCGCGCGAGCACGGCGCGCGCGACGTTCGCGTCGCGCACGACGACGCCGAGTCGGAGCGGCTGTGGGCTGCGCGCCGGTCGATCGCGCCCGCGCTGGCGCGCCGGCGGCCGAACAAGCTCGGCGAGGACGTCTGCATCCCGCCGCGCGGGATCGCCGCGCTGATCCGCCGCGTCCGCGAGATCGCCGCGGAGTACGCGCTGGAGATCCCGGTTTTCGGCCACGTCGGGGACGGCAACTTGCACCCGAATATCCTGTGTGACAAGACGAACGCCGAAGAGATGCGGCGCGTCGCCGGCGCCGCGCGCGCAATTTTCGAGGCGACGGTCGTGCTGGGCGGCACGCTCTCGGGCGAGCACGGCATCGGCCTGCTGAAGAAGCAGTTCATGGAGTTGGACCTCGGCCCCGACGCGCTCGCAGTCATGCGCAAGATCAAGGACGCGCTCGACCCGCTCGGCATCATGAACCCCGGCAAGGTCTTCCCCGAGCCGGGCGGCGTGGATGCTTTTCGGCTGTGA
- a CDS encoding glycerol-3-phosphate dehydrogenase/oxidase has protein sequence MNRDAALRRLEQEQFDVLIVGGGATGLGAALDAAARGYRTALIEARDFGSGTSSRSTKLIHGGVRYLRQGNLRLVHEALYEREILRRNAPDMVAARAFVIPARHWWEIPYYAAALVAYDVLAGRSSFPRSRIVSAANARRAFPALAASGLRGGVIYYDGQFNDARLALAIARAASERGAVLASDVRAQAFVRDLGDRIAGVRAVEQRSGAEMIVRARVAINAAGPFADVVRALDDPSSKPLLALSRGSHILVPAERLGSPDAALLVPRTADGRVLFAIPWQRQVMIGTTDVPVDAPVADPSASDEEIAYILGTVNAVLAAPLSRSDVSATFAGLRPLLRRDARMTSNLSREHLVEISPSGLVTITGGKWTTYRKMAADAVDAAARVAHLAPARSTTAEIPLNDRGEPP, from the coding sequence TTGAACCGTGACGCCGCGCTGCGACGGCTGGAGCAAGAGCAGTTCGACGTCCTTATCGTAGGCGGCGGCGCGACGGGCTTGGGTGCCGCACTCGACGCAGCCGCGCGCGGCTACCGGACCGCACTCATCGAGGCGCGCGACTTCGGCTCCGGCACCTCGAGCCGTTCGACGAAACTGATCCACGGTGGCGTCCGGTATCTGCGCCAGGGAAACCTCCGGCTCGTGCACGAGGCGCTGTATGAGCGCGAGATCCTGCGCAGGAACGCACCGGATATGGTCGCTGCACGCGCGTTCGTTATCCCGGCGCGGCATTGGTGGGAGATTCCGTACTACGCCGCCGCGCTTGTGGCGTACGATGTGCTCGCCGGCCGATCGTCGTTTCCGCGCAGCCGCATCGTTTCGGCAGCGAACGCGCGCCGTGCGTTCCCGGCGCTTGCGGCGAGCGGCCTGCGCGGCGGCGTGATCTACTACGACGGCCAGTTCAACGACGCGCGGCTGGCGCTCGCGATCGCGCGGGCTGCGAGCGAACGCGGCGCCGTGCTCGCGAGCGACGTGCGCGCCCAGGCCTTTGTGCGCGACCTGGGCGACCGCATCGCCGGCGTCCGCGCCGTCGAGCAGAGGTCGGGCGCAGAGATGATCGTGCGCGCGCGGGTGGCGATCAACGCCGCCGGCCCGTTCGCCGACGTAGTCCGCGCGCTCGACGATCCGTCCTCGAAACCGCTGCTCGCACTCAGCCGAGGTTCGCACATTCTCGTCCCGGCCGAACGGCTCGGCTCGCCGGATGCCGCGCTGCTCGTCCCGCGGACCGCCGACGGGCGCGTCCTGTTCGCGATTCCGTGGCAACGCCAGGTAATGATCGGGACGACCGACGTGCCCGTCGACGCGCCGGTCGCCGACCCGTCGGCGAGCGACGAAGAGATCGCGTACATTCTGGGGACGGTGAACGCCGTTCTCGCCGCGCCGCTGAGCCGAAGCGACGTCTCGGCGACGTTCGCCGGACTCCGGCCGCTCCTGCGCCGCGACGCGAGGATGACGTCGAACCTCTCGCGAGAGCACCTGGTCGAAATCTCGCCGTCGGGACTCGTCACGATCACCGGCGGAAAGTGGACGACGTACCGCAAGATGGCGGCCGACGCCGTGGACGCCGCCGCTCGCGTCGCGCACCTTGCGCCGGCCCGCTCCACGACCGCCGAGATCCCGCTGAACGATCGCGGCGAGCCCCCATGA
- the rocF gene encoding arginase: MDLGADRRGVDMGPSAIRYARLKEQLEKLGVEVTDHGNLGVPVPESATVAEQNAKYFPIIQAVCEELADIVASIVAQGSFPLVLGGDHSIAIGTIAGIARTRGKAPGVIWVDAHGDINTPLTSATGNVHGMPVHFALEQHAVDPARMAFIGLRDVDEPEKKIIRELGVRAFTMADVDRLGMSRVVDEALALVAEGENSVHVSFDMDGVDPQEAPGVGTPVRGGITYREAHLLMEGVAASGTLGSLEVTEINPILDRENKTAILAVELILSALGKTTL, encoded by the coding sequence ATGGATCTCGGCGCGGATCGGCGCGGCGTCGACATGGGTCCTTCGGCGATTCGCTACGCCCGTTTGAAGGAGCAGCTCGAGAAGCTGGGCGTCGAGGTGACCGATCACGGCAACTTGGGCGTGCCCGTCCCCGAGTCGGCCACGGTCGCGGAGCAGAACGCGAAGTACTTTCCGATCATCCAGGCCGTTTGCGAAGAGCTGGCGGACATCGTGGCGAGCATCGTCGCGCAAGGCTCGTTCCCGCTGGTGCTCGGCGGCGACCACTCGATCGCGATCGGCACGATCGCGGGGATCGCGCGCACGCGCGGCAAGGCGCCCGGCGTCATCTGGGTCGACGCGCACGGCGACATCAACACGCCGCTGACGTCGGCGACCGGCAACGTGCACGGGATGCCGGTGCACTTCGCGCTCGAGCAGCACGCGGTCGATCCGGCGCGCATGGCGTTCATCGGCTTGCGCGACGTCGACGAGCCGGAGAAGAAGATCATCCGCGAGCTCGGCGTGCGCGCGTTCACGATGGCCGACGTCGACCGGCTCGGGATGAGCCGCGTCGTCGACGAAGCGCTGGCGCTCGTCGCCGAGGGCGAGAACTCGGTGCACGTCAGCTTCGACATGGACGGCGTCGACCCGCAGGAAGCCCCCGGCGTCGGCACGCCGGTGCGCGGCGGGATCACCTACCGCGAAGCGCACTTGCTGATGGAAGGCGTCGCCGCCAGCGGAACGCTGGGCTCGCTCGAGGTCACCGAGATCAACCCGATCCTCGACCGCGAGAACAAGACCGCGATCCTCGCGGTCGAATTGATCCTCTCCGCGCTGGGAAAGACGACGCTCTGA